A single Anabrus simplex isolate iqAnaSimp1 chromosome 10, ASM4041472v1, whole genome shotgun sequence DNA region contains:
- the LOC136881819 gene encoding cuticle protein 16.5-like: MKCMLVVSCLVALAAANPGYLGAPAIAHTAYAAAPVAYSAIVAPGAVTSQYHTQDTLGQYAYGYQGDTSAKHEVRTADGITQGAYSYLDSNGLVQSARYVSDPLNGFRVAATNDPSLAASAGPAVVAAAPAVVATDAAVRAAHFNAHVAAKAALLGRKRRSPGYLSAAAPLAVAHAAAPVAVAHAAPAVVAAAPAVVAAPVSTFGYSSVSAHPATVVGYAAHAAPVAVAHAAPVAVAHAAPVAVADAAHIAAKAALLGRKKRSPVFLHSAAVAAPLAYAAPIATTYAHAPIATTYAHAPILAF, translated from the coding sequence CTCGTTGTCTCTTGCCTGGTGGCTTTGGCTGCTGCCAACCCCGGCTATCTTGGTGCCCCCGCCATCGCCCACACCGCCTACGCTGCTGCCCCAGTAGCTTACAGCGCCATTGTTGCTCCTGGAGCTGTGACCAGCCAGTACCACACCCAGGACACCCTTGGCCAGTACGCTTATGGCTACCAAGGAGACACCTCTGCCAAGCACGAAGTACGCACCGCTGACGGAATCACCCAGGGAGCCTACTCCTACTTGGACTCTAACGGTCTGGTCCAGAGCGCCAGGTACGTGTCTGATCCTCTGAACGGCTTCCGTGTGGCTGCCACCAACGATCCTTCCCTGGCCGCTTCTGCCGGACCCGCCGTCGTAGCTGCCGCTCCCGCCGTCGTTGCCACTGATGCTGCCGTTCGTGCTGCCCACTTCAACGCCCACGTCGCCGCCAAGGCCGCTCTTCTGGGACGTAAGAGGCGTAGCCCTGGATACTTGAGCGCTGCTGCTCCCCTTGCCGTAGCTCACGCTGCTGCTCCCGTAGCTGTCGCCCACGCCGCTCCCGCTGTTGTTGCTGCCGCTCCCGCTGTAGTCGCCGCCCCCGTTAGCACCTTCGGCTACTCCTCCGTGTCCGCTCATCCCGCCACTGTTGTCGGCTACGCCGCCCATGCTGCCCCCGTCGCTGTGGCCCATGCTGCCCCCGTCGCTGTGGCCCACGCTGCCCCTGTAGCCGTCGCCGACGCCGCCCACATCGCCGCTAAGGCCGCTCTTCTGGGACGCAAGAAGCGCAGCCCTGTATTCCTCCACTCCGCTGCCGTAGCTGCCCCTCTGGCTTATGCTGCCCCCATCGCCACCACCTATGCCCACGCTCCCATCGCCACGACCTACGCTCACGCTCCCATCCTCGCCTTCTAA